A genomic segment from Eulemur rufifrons isolate Redbay chromosome 19, OSU_ERuf_1, whole genome shotgun sequence encodes:
- the TLR10 gene encoding LOW QUALITY PROTEIN: toll-like receptor 10 (The sequence of the model RefSeq protein was modified relative to this genomic sequence to represent the inferred CDS: inserted 4 bases in 3 codons; deleted 1 base in 1 codon; substituted 6 bases at 6 genomic stop codons) — protein MPYLPYIYVFCSIVLSMEGWAPKLLEERDMTTNCSNMALRKAPTDVTPTTSTLDLSYNLLFQLQSSNFHSVSKLKVLILCHNRIQELNIKIFEFNKELRYLDLSYTRLKVVIWYSLASLRHLDLPFNDFDTMPISEETGNMSCLETLGLRRAKIQKSDFHKIAHLHLNTIFLGLRTLSHYEEGSLPILNAAKLHIVLPMNTNFWVLLSDGIKTSKILEMTNIDGKSQFVSYEIQQNLILENVKTPTLLLSKVDLLWGDLLLLFXFVWHTSVEYFQIQNVAFGGKVSLDDNSFNYSNTVMRTIKLEHVHFIIFCIPQDKILLFTKMDVENLTISNAQMPHMLFPTYPTRFQYLNFANNILTDELFKRTIQVPHLKTLILKGSGLETLSLVSGFANNTPLKHLYLSQNLLQHKNDENCSWPETLDIMNLSSNKLXDSVFRCLPRNIQILDLNNSQIQTVPXETIHLKSLQDLNTAFNFLTDLPGCSHFNRLSILNIEMNLILSPSLDFFQSCQEVKTLNAGKNPFWXTCELRNFIQLEKYSKGMMVGWSDSYICEYPLNLKGIKLKEVHLPELSCNTAVLIVTIVVILLVLGTAVALCCLYFHLPWYLRMLGQRTQTWRRVRKTAXEQLKRNVQFHAFISYSEHDSLWVKNELISNLEKEDGSVLICLPERNFNPGKSIGENIISFTAKSFTSIFVLSPHFVQSEWCHYELXAHHDFFHENSGHRMLILLEPIPSYCIPARCHRLKALMEEKAYVEWPKERCKCGLFWSNLRAAINVNVPDAREMXXMCELQTFTELNEEFXGSSVSLMTTDCL, from the exons ATGCCCT ACTTACcttacatttatgtattttgtaGTATTGTTCTGTCCATGGAGGGCTGGGCTCCAAAACTGCTGGAAGAAAGGGATATGACTACCAACTGCTCCAACATGGCTCTAAGAAAGGCTCCCACAGACGTGACCCCGACAACATCCACATTGGATTTATCCTATAACCTTCTTTTTCAACTTCAGAGTTCAAACTTTCATTCTGTCTCCAAACTGAAAGTTTTGATTCTATGCCACAACCGAATTCAAGAGTTGAATATTAAGATCTTTGAATTCAACAAGGAGTTAAGATATTTGGATTTGTCTTATACCAGGCTTAAGGTTGTAATTTGGTATTCCCTGGCAAGTCTCAGACATTTGGACCttccttttaatgactttgacaCCATGCCTATTAGTGAAGAAACTGGCAACATGTCATGCCTGGAAACCCTGGGTTTGAGAAgggcaaaaatacaaaaatcagatTTCCATAAAATTGCTCATTTGCATCTAAATACCATATTCTTAGGACTGAGAACTCTTTCTCATTATGAAGAAGGTAGCCTACCTATCTTAAACGCAGCAAAACTTCACATTGTTTTACCAATGAACACAAATTTCTGGGTTCTTTTGAGTGATGGAATCAAGacttcaaaaatattagaaatgacaAATATAGATGGCAAGAGCCAATTTGTCAGTTATGAAATTCAACAAAATCTTATTTTAGAGAATGTCAAGACACCTACTCTGTTACTTAGTAAAGTTGATTTACTCTGGGGTgaccttctccttctcttctaaTTTGTTTGGCATACATCAGTGGAATACTTCCAGATCCAAAATGTGGCTTTTGGAGGTAAGGTTTCTCTTGATGACAATTCATTTAACTACTCAAATACTGTAATGAGAACTATAAAACTGGAGCATgtacatttcataattttttgtattCCACAGGATAAAATCTTGCTTTTTACCAAAATGGATGTAGAAAACCTGACAATATCAAATGCACAAATGCCACACATGCTTTTCCCTACTTATCCTACAAGAttccaatatttaaattttgctaaTAATATCTTAACAGATGAGCTGTTTAAAAGAACTATCCAAGTGCCTCATTTGAAAACTCTCATTTTGAAGGGCAGTGGACTGGAGACACTTTCCTTAGTGAGTGGCTTTGCTAACAATACACCCTTGAAGCACTTGTATCTGAGCCAAAATCTATTACAACATAAGAATGATGAAAATTGCTCATGGCCAGAAACCTTGGACATCATGAACCTGTCATCCAATAAAT CTGATTCTGTTTTTAGATGCTTGCCcagaaatattcaaatacttgACCTAAATAATAGCCAAATTCAAACTGTCC AAGAGACTATTCATCTGAAGTCCTTACAAGATCTAAATACTGCATTCAATTTTCTAACCGATCTCCCTGGGTGCAGTCATTTCAATAGACTCTCAATTCTGAATATTGAAATGAACTTAATTCTCAGCCCATCCCTGGATTTTTTTCAGAGCTGCCAGGAGGTTAAGACTctaaatgcagga aaaaatccattctggTGAACCTGTGAATTAAGAAATTTCATTCAgcttgaaaaatattcaaagggCATGATGGTTGGATGGTCAGATTCATACATCTGTGAATACCCTTTAAATCTAAAGGGGATTAAGTTAAAGGAAGTTCATCTTCCTGAATTATCTTGCAACACAGCTGTGTTGATTGTCACCATCGTGGTTATTTTGCTTGTTCTGGGGACAGCTGTAGCCTTATGCTGCCTCTATTTTCACCTGCCCTGGTATCTTAGGATGCTTGGTCAGCGGACACAAACATGGCGCAGGGTTAGGAAGACAGCCTGAGAACAACTCAAGAGAAATGTTCaatttcatgcatttatttcatACAGTGAACATGATTCTCTCTGGGTAAAGAATGAATTGATCTCCAATCTAGAGAAAGAAGATGGCTCTGTCTTGATTTGTCTTCCTGAGAGAAACTTTAACCCTGGCAAGAGCATTGGTGAAAACATCATAAGCTTCACTGCGAAAAGCTTTACGTCCATCTTTGTTTTGTCTCCCCATTTTGTCCAGAGTGAGTGGTGTCATTATGAACT TGCCCACCATGACTTCTTCCATGAAAATTCTGGTCATAGAATGCTTATCTTACTGGAACCCATTCCATCCTACTGCATTCCTGCCAGGTGTCACAGGCTGAAAGCTCTCATGGAAGAGAAAGCATACGTGGAATGGCCCAAGGAAAGGTGTAAATGTGGGCTTTTTTGGTCAAACCTTAGAGCTGCTATTAATGTTAATGTACCAGATGCCAGGGAAATGTAATGAATGTGTGAATTACAGACCTTCACAGAGCTGAATGAAGAGTTCTGAGGTTCTTCGGTCTCTCTGATGACAACAGACTGCCTATAA